In Arcobacter ellisii, a genomic segment contains:
- the prmC gene encoding peptide chain release factor N(5)-glutamine methyltransferase: MTIKEIVRKYTNQLKLVTHIPAKEVEILIMHLLDKNAIWLHLNYNQEFSKEKELEVLVKKRATNYPLEYIINKASFYGEMFIVKEGVLIPRPETEILVENAVEILKDIKEPIKVLEIGTGSGIISVMLAMLIENIKIIAVDINEKALALAKENAIKHNVLEKIDFRLSNLYENVNEDDIFLTISNPPYIADDYKLPQNVKFEPSNALFGGVVGDELLKDIIKQTNDKKIPYLLCEMGYDQKTPLENYFKEFEVESYSFYKDYESFDRGFTLKFKK, translated from the coding sequence ATGACGATAAAAGAAATTGTAAGAAAATATACAAATCAATTAAAATTAGTAACTCATATTCCTGCAAAAGAGGTTGAGATACTAATTATGCATCTACTAGATAAAAATGCTATTTGGCTTCATTTAAACTACAATCAGGAATTTTCAAAAGAAAAAGAACTTGAAGTTTTAGTAAAAAAAAGAGCTACGAATTATCCTTTGGAATACATTATAAATAAAGCTTCATTTTATGGTGAAATGTTCATTGTAAAAGAAGGTGTATTAATTCCTAGACCTGAAACTGAAATTTTGGTTGAAAATGCTGTTGAAATCTTAAAAGATATTAAAGAGCCTATAAAAGTTTTAGAAATTGGAACAGGTAGTGGAATAATATCTGTAATGTTAGCTATGTTAATTGAAAATATTAAAATTATTGCAGTTGATATAAATGAAAAAGCATTGGCTTTAGCAAAAGAGAATGCTATTAAGCATAATGTTTTAGAAAAAATAGATTTTCGCTTGAGTAATTTATATGAAAATGTAAATGAAGATGATATCTTTCTTACAATTTCAAATCCTCCGTACATAGCAGATGATTATAAATTACCTCAAAATGTAAAGTTTGAACCATCAAATGCACTTTTTGGAGGAGTAGTTGGGGATGAACTTTTAAAAGATATTATAAAACAAACTAATGATAAAAAAATTCCATATTTACTTTGTGAAATGGGATATGACCAAAAAACTCCTTTAGAAAACTATTTCAAAGAGTTTGAAGTTGAATCTTATAGTTTTTATAAAGATTATGAAAGTTTTGATAGAGGATTTACTCTAAAATTTAAAAAATGA
- a CDS encoding DNA polymerase III subunit delta' — protein MIEFIENSSILIVNDIETTINELIPKYPLHSTRIIKNEEKEEFQIAQATQAIKEAYIASIEKKYIFLCGTTFRKEAQNSLLKILEEPPRNVVFIIITNSKTSLLPTIYSRLPYKYLKKSLIKQESTLNLNKLDLKDIYNFLKENQKISKQEAKDIVESILLKVNNQKIKLSQKELEFFSKSIKLLELNSRPINVLTTLLLFLANQKNKN, from the coding sequence ATGATTGAATTCATTGAAAACTCTTCTATTTTAATAGTAAATGATATTGAAACAACTATAAATGAATTGATTCCAAAATATCCTTTACATTCTACAAGAATTATAAAAAATGAAGAAAAAGAAGAATTTCAAATTGCTCAAGCTACACAAGCAATAAAAGAAGCATATATTGCTTCAATTGAAAAAAAATATATTTTTTTATGTGGAACAACTTTTAGAAAAGAGGCTCAAAACTCTTTACTTAAAATTTTAGAAGAGCCACCAAGAAATGTTGTTTTTATAATAATAACAAATTCTAAAACATCTCTTTTACCAACAATTTATTCGAGATTACCATACAAATATCTAAAAAAATCTTTGATAAAACAAGAATCTACTCTAAATCTAAATAAATTAGATTTAAAAGATATTTATAACTTTTTAAAAGAAAATCAAAAAATTTCTAAACAAGAAGCTAAAGATATTGTAGAATCAATTTTATTAAAAGTAAATAATCAAAAAATAAAATTATCACAAAAAGAGTTAGAATTCTTTTCTAAATCAATAAAATTATTAGAATTAAATTCAAGACCAATAAATGTGTTAACTACCCTACTTCTATTTTTGGCAAATCAAAAAAATAAAAATTAA
- a CDS encoding prephenate dehydrogenase — MNIGIIGLGLMGGSLAKAVKRYGIAKKVYGFTNSEKNKKDILDLNLVDELVDLETLKKVSDVIILAIPVDAIIGMFPNFLDIDDETTIIDMGSTKEYIVKSIPEKIRKNFIAAHPMTGTEKSGPKAAIDDLYEGKTVVFCDLEDNANLHVNRAFRIFQEIGMRIVVMDSDQHDIHACYISHLPHVISFSLANTVMSHEDPKSIIALAAGGFKDMSRIAKSSPRMWSDIFKQNRKNLLASIETFEEQLQSAKKMVENEDYEALEAWMKKANTLHEIL; from the coding sequence TTGAATATTGGAATTATTGGTTTAGGACTTATGGGTGGTTCTTTAGCAAAAGCTGTAAAAAGATATGGTATTGCAAAAAAAGTTTATGGTTTTACAAATAGTGAAAAAAATAAAAAAGATATTTTAGATTTGAATTTAGTTGATGAGTTAGTAGATTTAGAGACATTAAAAAAAGTTTCAGATGTAATTATATTAGCAATTCCTGTAGATGCAATTATTGGAATGTTTCCAAACTTTTTAGATATAGATGATGAAACAACAATAATCGATATGGGTTCAACTAAAGAGTATATTGTAAAAAGTATTCCAGAAAAAATAAGAAAAAATTTCATTGCAGCTCATCCAATGACAGGAACTGAAAAATCGGGTCCAAAAGCTGCTATTGATGATTTATATGAGGGAAAAACTGTTGTTTTTTGTGATTTAGAAGATAATGCAAATTTACATGTAAATAGAGCATTTAGAATTTTCCAAGAAATTGGTATGAGAATTGTTGTAATGGATAGTGACCAACATGATATTCACGCTTGTTATATCTCTCACTTACCTCATGTTATATCTTTTTCTCTTGCAAATACAGTTATGAGTCATGAAGACCCAAAATCAATCATTGCACTTGCAGCTGGTGGATTTAAAGATATGAGTAGAATTGCAAAATCAAGTCCAAGAATGTGGAGCGATATTTTTAAACAAAACAGAAAAAATCTTTTAGCTTCTATTGAAACATTTGAAGAACAATTACAAAGTGCAAAAAAAATGGTTGAAAATGAAGATTATGAAGCTTTAGAAGCTTGGATGAAAAAAGCAAATACTTTACATGAGATACTATAA
- a CDS encoding RNA pyrophosphohydrolase: protein MTDKRENTINHEKKKFRPNVAAIVLSAKYPHKCEIFIASRTDVENAWQFPQGGIDDGESSKEALFRELEEEIGTREVEIIAEYPTWVSYEFPPAIAKRMYPYDGQRQKYYLVKLKKGAKININTEIPEFSEYKFVPTKNIYEYITFFKRTVYKQVLKYFKNEGYI from the coding sequence ATGACTGATAAAAGAGAAAATACAATTAACCACGAGAAAAAAAAGTTTAGACCAAATGTTGCCGCAATTGTACTATCAGCAAAATATCCTCATAAATGCGAAATATTTATTGCTTCAAGAACTGATGTAGAAAATGCTTGGCAATTTCCTCAAGGAGGAATTGATGATGGTGAGTCATCAAAAGAAGCATTATTTAGAGAATTAGAAGAAGAGATTGGAACTAGAGAAGTAGAAATTATTGCTGAATACCCTACTTGGGTTTCATATGAATTTCCTCCTGCAATTGCAAAAAGGATGTATCCTTATGATGGGCAAAGACAAAAATATTATCTAGTGAAATTAAAAAAAGGCGCTAAAATAAATATTAATACGGAGATTCCTGAATTTAGCGAATATAAATTTGTGCCTACTAAAAATATTTATGAATATATAACTTTTTTCAAAAGAACTGTTTATAAACAAGTTTTAAAATATTTTAAGAATGAAGGTTATATTTAA
- a CDS encoding aspartate kinase — MLKVLKFGGTSVGTLDRIQNVANIIKKIRDEGHDVIAVVSAMSGETNKLIEYAEYYSKTPKLDEIDMLLSSGERVTSALLSIALNEMGYKAMSMSGRQAGIITDNAHTKARIESIDTMEMKKAINDGNIIIVAGFQGVTQDTLRVSTLGRGGSDLTAVAIAGAIEADVCEIYTDVDGIYTTDPRIEPKAKKLEKISYDEMLELASLGAKVLQNRSVEMAKKLNVNLVSRSSFTPEVDGTLITKEENIMEKPIVSGIALDKNQIRVGMYGVTDKPGIASAIFTALADANINVDMIVQTRGLDGTTDLDFTIPTTDFEICKKVMEQFKEQAKNIDYNEAICKVSVVGVGMKSHTGVASKAFTAMANENINIRIISTSEIKISMIVDLKYAELAVRALHDAYELDK, encoded by the coding sequence ATGTTAAAAGTACTTAAGTTTGGTGGAACAAGTGTTGGTACACTTGATAGAATACAAAATGTTGCAAATATCATCAAAAAAATCAGAGATGAAGGGCATGATGTAATTGCTGTTGTTTCGGCTATGAGTGGAGAGACTAATAAATTAATTGAATATGCTGAATATTACTCGAAAACTCCTAAGTTAGATGAAATTGATATGCTTTTAAGTTCAGGAGAAAGAGTTACTTCTGCACTTTTATCTATTGCTTTAAATGAAATGGGTTATAAAGCAATGTCTATGAGTGGAAGACAAGCTGGAATTATTACAGATAATGCTCATACAAAAGCAAGAATTGAATCTATTGATACAATGGAAATGAAAAAAGCAATAAATGATGGAAACATCATAATTGTTGCAGGTTTCCAAGGTGTTACACAAGATACATTAAGAGTTTCAACTTTAGGTAGAGGTGGAAGTGATTTAACTGCTGTCGCAATTGCTGGGGCTATTGAAGCTGATGTTTGTGAAATATATACTGATGTTGATGGTATTTATACAACAGACCCTAGAATTGAACCAAAAGCAAAAAAACTTGAAAAAATTTCTTACGATGAAATGTTAGAATTAGCAAGTTTAGGTGCAAAAGTATTACAAAATAGATCTGTAGAAATGGCGAAAAAATTAAATGTAAATTTAGTATCAAGAAGCAGCTTTACGCCAGAAGTTGATGGTACATTAATCACAAAGGAAGAAAATATAATGGAAAAACCAATCGTTAGTGGAATTGCTTTAGATAAAAACCAAATTAGAGTAGGAATGTATGGAGTTACTGATAAACCTGGTATTGCTTCTGCTATTTTTACAGCTCTTGCTGATGCAAATATCAATGTTGATATGATTGTTCAAACAAGAGGATTAGATGGTACTACTGATTTAGACTTTACAATTCCAACTACAGATTTTGAAATTTGTAAAAAAGTTATGGAACAATTTAAAGAACAAGCAAAAAACATTGACTATAATGAAGCAATTTGTAAAGTTTCAGTTGTTGGTGTTGGTATGAAATCTCATACAGGAGTTGCATCAAAAGCATTTACAGCTATGGCAAATGAAAATATCAATATTAGAATTATTTCTACAAGTGAAATTAAAATTTCTATGATTGTTGATTTAAAATATGCTGAATTAGCAGTTCGTGCTTTACATGACGCATATGAGCTGGATAAATAA
- the hemW gene encoding radical SAM family heme chaperone HemW, which translates to MLLYIHIPFCDSKCFYCAFNSYTDRFHLKQEYMKALKKQLKYNLDNYVLKRNKKIETVFIGGGTPSTIKAFEYEEIFSMIKPFLTEFAEITTEANPNSASFEWLQSMKDFGVNRVSFGVQSFENNKLKFLGRSHNSNSAIKAIQNANSIGFKGINCDIIYGVRGDTIESIKSDLDVAFSLPITHLSAYSLTIEEGTKFFDRSSVKIDDEELSYEIFDYINKKGFHQYEISNFAKNKESESKHNYGYWQHKEYLGVGAGAVGYINSQREYPSKSIEEYINDPLFFEIEKIEEVDVKTEKILLGFRCSNGVELELFNEKEKEKIDELIQYNKLYIENKKVYNKNFLLADELALYILD; encoded by the coding sequence TTGCTTTTATATATACACATTCCCTTCTGCGATAGTAAATGTTTTTACTGCGCTTTTAACTCATATACTGATAGATTTCACCTAAAACAGGAATATATGAAGGCATTAAAAAAACAATTAAAATATAATTTAGATAATTATGTTTTGAAAAGAAATAAAAAAATTGAAACAGTTTTCATAGGAGGAGGAACTCCTTCTACAATAAAAGCTTTTGAATATGAAGAAATTTTTTCGATGATAAAACCTTTTTTAACAGAATTTGCAGAAATTACAACTGAAGCAAATCCTAATTCAGCATCTTTTGAATGGCTACAAAGTATGAAAGATTTTGGAGTAAATCGTGTTAGCTTTGGAGTACAAAGTTTTGAAAATAACAAACTAAAATTCCTAGGACGTTCACATAATAGTAATAGTGCTATAAAAGCTATACAAAATGCAAATAGTATAGGTTTTAAAGGTATTAACTGTGATATAATTTATGGTGTTCGAGGTGACACGATAGAGAGTATAAAAAGTGATTTAGATGTTGCTTTTTCTCTTCCAATTACACATTTGAGTGCATATTCACTTACTATTGAAGAAGGAACAAAGTTTTTTGATAGAAGTAGTGTAAAAATTGATGATGAAGAGTTGTCTTATGAAATTTTTGATTACATTAATAAAAAAGGTTTTCACCAATATGAAATCTCAAATTTTGCAAAAAATAAAGAATCAGAATCAAAACATAATTATGGTTATTGGCAACATAAAGAGTATTTAGGAGTTGGAGCTGGAGCTGTTGGATATATTAATTCTCAAAGAGAATATCCAAGTAAAAGTATTGAAGAATATATCAATGATCCACTATTTTTTGAAATAGAAAAAATAGAGGAAGTTGACGTAAAAACTGAAAAAATTTTACTTGGATTTAGATGTTCAAATGGAGTAGAATTAGAGCTTTTTAATGAAAAAGAAAAAGAAAAAATTGATGAATTAATACAATATAATAAGCTGTATATAGAAAATAAAAAAGTTTATAATAAAAACTTTTTGCTAGCTGATGAGTTAGCTTTATACATATTAGATTAA
- a CDS encoding M3 family metallopeptidase produces MFKEFDLSNLENSKELLEKFLDENRKKVDELLKIENKTYKNFVLPFQEIGESINDFLTPIFHIDSVKNSEITTKVYEECIPVISKYETEISQNENIYSALVDIQSKEKSTLNNIQNKVLENEIRDFKLSGCHLENNKKKRLEEINLRLSEISHKFSQNLLNATKSFEMIIDNFEDVKEIPASDLELAKFEEEGITKYKFTLQMPSYLAYITYGTSREKREEIYKAYCTRAPENGKIIEELLALKDEKVKILGFENYAQYSLATKMASKEEDVVSFLEELGSKAKNRAKEELEEIKALALKDGISDFKSSDMSYYSEKLKKAQYDLDEEYYRPYFEQQSVLNGFFDFLHQMFNIKFTKANTPAWDEKVKVYDLSEDGKIVARIYIDLEARKEKRGGAWMNNWHTYHRNSKGEIKLPTAYIVGNFPQSTEETPSLLRHSDVVTLFHEMGHALHHLLSKIEEPFVSGISGVAWDTVEFPSQFLEYFSYDKDVLKLFAKHYQTGEVLDDAAIDRIIKAKNFQSSLATVRQVEFALFDFKLHQKLYKTEEEIQNLLDSVREKFSAMIPPRYNKFQNGFSHIFSGGYSAGYYSYKWAEVLSADAFYMFIDSGNIFNKELGIKYRDTILSQGGSYDMDKLFFNFAQREPSVDSLLKIDGIIS; encoded by the coding sequence ATGTTTAAAGAATTTGATTTAAGTAATTTAGAAAATAGTAAAGAATTATTAGAAAAGTTTTTAGATGAAAATAGAAAAAAAGTTGATGAGTTATTAAAAATAGAAAATAAAACTTATAAAAATTTTGTTTTACCTTTTCAAGAAATAGGGGAGAGTATAAATGATTTTTTAACTCCAATCTTTCATATTGATTCTGTTAAAAACTCAGAAATAACTACAAAAGTTTATGAAGAGTGTATTCCAGTTATCTCAAAATATGAAACAGAAATTTCTCAAAATGAGAATATATATAGTGCTTTAGTAGATATACAGTCTAAAGAAAAAAGTACTTTAAACAATATACAAAATAAAGTTTTAGAAAATGAAATAAGAGATTTTAAACTTTCAGGTTGTCACTTAGAAAATAACAAAAAGAAAAGACTTGAAGAGATAAATTTAAGACTTAGTGAAATTTCTCATAAGTTTTCACAAAATCTTTTAAATGCTACAAAATCTTTTGAAATGATTATTGACAATTTTGAAGATGTAAAAGAAATCCCAGCTTCTGATTTAGAATTAGCAAAATTTGAAGAAGAAGGAATTACAAAATATAAATTTACATTACAAATGCCATCTTATTTAGCATATATTACTTATGGAACATCTAGAGAAAAAAGAGAAGAAATATATAAAGCATATTGTACAAGAGCACCAGAAAATGGAAAAATAATAGAAGAACTTTTAGCTTTAAAAGATGAAAAAGTAAAAATCTTAGGTTTTGAAAACTATGCTCAATATTCACTTGCTACCAAAATGGCTTCAAAAGAAGAAGATGTTGTTTCATTTTTAGAAGAATTAGGAAGTAAAGCTAAAAATAGAGCAAAAGAAGAACTTGAAGAGATAAAAGCTCTTGCTTTAAAAGATGGAATATCAGATTTTAAATCTAGTGATATGTCATATTATTCTGAGAAATTAAAAAAAGCTCAATATGATTTAGATGAAGAATATTATAGACCATATTTTGAACAACAATCTGTTTTAAATGGATTTTTTGATTTTTTACATCAAATGTTTAATATCAAATTTACAAAAGCAAATACTCCTGCTTGGGATGAAAAAGTAAAAGTATATGACTTAAGCGAAGATGGAAAAATAGTTGCTAGAATTTATATAGATTTAGAAGCTAGAAAAGAGAAACGTGGTGGTGCATGGATGAATAATTGGCATACATACCATAGAAACTCAAAAGGTGAAATAAAACTTCCAACAGCTTATATTGTAGGAAACTTCCCACAATCTACAGAAGAAACTCCTTCACTATTAAGACATTCAGATGTAGTAACACTTTTCCACGAGATGGGTCATGCATTACATCATCTTTTAAGTAAAATTGAAGAGCCATTTGTTAGTGGAATTTCTGGTGTTGCTTGGGATACAGTAGAATTTCCATCACAATTCTTAGAATATTTCTCTTATGATAAAGATGTTTTAAAACTTTTTGCAAAACATTATCAAACAGGAGAAGTTTTAGATGATGCAGCTATTGATAGAATTATAAAAGCTAAAAATTTTCAATCTTCTTTAGCAACTGTAAGACAAGTTGAATTTGCATTGTTTGATTTTAAACTACATCAAAAATTATACAAAACTGAAGAAGAGATACAAAATTTATTGGATTCTGTAAGAGAAAAATTCTCAGCAATGATACCTCCAAGATATAATAAATTCCAAAATGGTTTTTCTCATATCTTTAGTGGAGGATATTCTGCTGGATATTATTCATATAAATGGGCAGAAGTTTTAAGTGCAGATGCATTTTATATGTTTATTGATTCAGGAAATATCTTTAACAAAGAGTTAGGAATTAAATATAGAGATACGATTTTAAGCCAAGGTGGTTCGTATGATATGGATAAATTATTTTTCAATTTTGCACAAAGAGAACCAAGTGTTGATTCTTTATTAAAAATTGATGGAATTATTAGCTAA
- the folP gene encoding dihydropteroate synthase — protein sequence MQTYKISISDTKKFYENLGCDKGGIEILSKKSKLHTLYIKDLHVGAANILKQDALSIGADLAVPSGVIVARDKYVDAVLIGTTKHFEVLSRKELAQPFGLKELAKTLKDYVKEQNYKTKIMGVLNANEDSFFKNSRFDNSSASIKIEKMIEDGANIIDIGAVSSRPGSLAVSEDVELERVKDIVQTIYKNKYYEKVDFSIDSYAPKVIDYVLNHGFKIVNDITGLENDEVCKIASKYNAQVVIMHMQNNQTNMQENPTYENVILDIDTYLKNQIEKAKSFGIDDIVLDVGIGFGKTLEHNLLLLKNLEHFKHFGYELLIGASRKSMINMITPTEIVDRLPGTLAIHLESIRYGASIIRCHDVKEHYQAIKVFEAINNIN from the coding sequence ATGCAAACATATAAAATATCAATATCTGATACAAAAAAATTTTATGAAAATTTAGGTTGTGATAAAGGTGGTATAGAAATACTATCTAAAAAATCAAAACTTCATACTTTATACATAAAAGATTTACATGTGGGAGCTGCAAATATTTTAAAACAAGATGCTTTATCTATTGGTGCTGATTTAGCAGTTCCAAGTGGAGTTATTGTAGCTCGTGATAAATATGTAGATGCAGTTTTAATTGGAACAACTAAACATTTTGAAGTTTTATCTAGAAAAGAGTTAGCTCAACCTTTTGGTTTAAAAGAGTTAGCTAAAACTTTAAAAGATTATGTAAAAGAACAAAATTATAAAACAAAAATAATGGGTGTTTTAAATGCAAATGAAGACTCATTTTTTAAAAATAGTAGATTTGATAACTCTAGTGCTTCAATAAAAATTGAAAAAATGATTGAAGATGGAGCTAATATAATTGATATTGGAGCAGTTTCTTCTAGACCTGGAAGTCTTGCAGTTTCTGAAGATGTTGAATTAGAAAGGGTAAAAGATATAGTTCAAACTATTTATAAAAATAAATATTACGAAAAAGTTGATTTTTCAATTGATTCTTATGCTCCTAAAGTTATTGATTATGTTTTAAATCATGGTTTTAAAATTGTAAATGATATTACAGGTTTAGAAAATGATGAAGTTTGTAAAATAGCTTCAAAATACAATGCGCAGGTTGTAATTATGCATATGCAAAATAATCAAACAAATATGCAAGAAAATCCAACGTATGAAAATGTAATTTTAGATATTGATACTTATTTAAAAAATCAAATAGAAAAAGCTAAAAGTTTTGGAATAGATGATATTGTTTTAGATGTTGGTATTGGTTTTGGAAAAACATTAGAACACAATTTATTACTTTTAAAGAATTTAGAACATTTTAAACATTTTGGTTATGAATTATTAATAGGTGCAAGTAGAAAATCTATGATTAATATGATAACTCCAACTGAAATTGTTGATAGACTTCCTGGAACTCTAGCTATTCATTTAGAATCTATTAGATATGGTGCTTCAATTATTAGATGTCATGATGTAAAAGAACACTATCAAGCAATAAAAGTTTTTGAAGCTATAAATAATATAAATTAA
- a CDS encoding HobA family DNA replication regulator produces the protein MQEFLNWTVNTIREDRLISPWLEEKKYEWTPLVSKNINNLLERGFSIIVVTDKEREWFLEYILGNINSPKLNRPFLPYYDFKSFYRYIDAVKSDEDISYIKDMLSISFPNGYCFWYIGKSQDVRAIIPKVSKNSFLWLFDEEKQDAFNLKSSDEALDMKLLQMFRLYNKSVSASLFAEINVEN, from the coding sequence GTGCAAGAATTTCTAAATTGGACTGTAAATACAATCAGGGAAGATAGATTAATATCTCCTTGGTTGGAAGAAAAAAAGTACGAATGGACACCATTAGTATCTAAAAACATAAACAATTTATTAGAAAGAGGTTTTTCTATTATTGTTGTTACAGATAAAGAGAGAGAATGGTTTTTAGAATATATTTTAGGAAATATTAATTCTCCTAAATTAAATCGACCGTTTTTACCTTACTATGATTTTAAATCTTTTTATAGATATATTGATGCTGTAAAATCAGATGAAGATATTTCATATATAAAAGATATGTTAAGTATCTCTTTTCCAAATGGATATTGTTTTTGGTATATTGGTAAAAGTCAAGATGTAAGAGCTATTATTCCAAAAGTTTCTAAGAACTCTTTTTTATGGTTATTTGATGAAGAGAAACAAGATGCATTTAATTTAAAAAGTAGTGATGAAGCTTTAGATATGAAACTTTTACAAATGTTTAGATTATATAATAAATCAGTTAGTGCTTCTTTATTTGCTGAAATTAATGTGGAAAATTAA